One stretch of Gopherus flavomarginatus isolate rGopFla2 chromosome 2, rGopFla2.mat.asm, whole genome shotgun sequence DNA includes these proteins:
- the LOC127043716 gene encoding zinc finger and SCAN domain-containing protein 20-like yields the protein MHTPLPWAQLTPPLNAPGILKIPFLFAQPGVECNQSFNQSATMPPRPKRAPAWNNSELQDLISVWGEEAVQAQLRSRRRNYDTYGQISQSLLRRGHERDALQCRVKIKELRSAHCKAHEGNRRSRAAPTTCRFYKELDAILGCDPTANPRTTMESSEQGEVGEGVEEADSEATGLEGDTPESQESCSQELFSSQEEASQSQQLEVAGEEETEEHARVTLTNAAGSPASRRLQNLRKNPRKSKEELIKAVMIHYNRESRKTQEWREKMYEWREKMYDWRQTESRRKELAIKKNLKADDKPPGSPN from the exons atgcacactccactgccctgggctcagctgacccctcctttaaatgccccgggaattttaaaaatccccttcctgtttgctcagccaggtgtggagtgcaatcaatcattcaatcaatcagcgaccatgcctccacgccccaaacgagccccagcatggaacaattccgagctgcaggacctcatcagtgtttggggagaggaggctgtgcaagcacagctgcgctccagaaggagaaattatgatacctacgggcagatatcgcagtccttgctgagaaggggccatgaacgggacgcgttgcagtgcagggtcaaaataaaagagctgaggagtgctcactgcaaagcccatgagggaaatcgccgctcaagagctgcccccacaacctgccgtttttacaaggagctggatgccatacttgggtgtgaccccactgccaatccgaggaccacaatggagagttcagagcagggagaagtgggggagggtgtagaggaagccgacagtgaggctactggcttggagggagacaccccagagtcccaggagtcatgcagccaggagctcttctcaagccaggaggaggctagccagtcgcagcagctggaagttgctggtgaggaagaaactgaggagcatgctcggg tgaccttgactaatgcagccggatcaccggcctcacgtcggttgcagaacttgagaaaaaatccccgaaaatcaaaagaagaattgatcaaagcagttatgattcactacaacagagaaagtaggaagacgcaagaatggagagagaaaatgtatgaatggagagagaaaatgtatgactggaggcaaacagaaagcaggagaaaggaattggctatcaaaaaaaacctcaaagcagatgataagcctcctggctcgccaaactga